A genome region from Nerophis lumbriciformis linkage group LG18, RoL_Nlum_v2.1, whole genome shotgun sequence includes the following:
- the gtf2b gene encoding transcription initiation factor IIB — protein MASTSRGDGLTLPRVQCPNHPDAILVEDYRAGDMICPECGLVVGDRVIDVGSEWRTFSNEKALKDPSRVGDAQNTLLNGGDLTTMISKGTGAASFDEFGNSKYQNRRTMSSSDRAMLNAFKEITTMADRINLPRNIIDRTNNLFKQVYEQKSLKGRANDAIASACLYIACRQEGVPRTFKEICAVSRISKKEIGRCFKLILKALETSVDLITTGDFMSRFCSNLGLPKQVQMAATYIAMKAVELDLVPGRSPISVAAAAIYMASQASADKKTQKEIGDIAGVADVTIRQSYRLIYPRAAELFPPDFKFDTPVDKLPLL, from the exons ATGGCGTCGACAAGCCG TGGAGATGGGTTGACTCTGCCCCGAGTTCAGTGTCCCAACCACCCCGATGCCATCTTGGTGGAGGACTACCGTGCAGGGGACATGATCTGCCCTGAATGTGGCCTTGTAGTAG GTGATCGAGTGATTGACGTTGGCTCCGAGTGGAGGACGTTCTCCAACGAGAAAGCCCTCAAAGACCCGTCCAGGGTGGGAGACGCTCAGAACACGCTGCTGAATGGAGGAGACCTCACCACCATGATCAGCAAG GGCACAGGTGCTGCTAGTTTCGATGAGTTTGGCAACTCCAAGTACCAGAACCGTCGCACCATGAGCAGCTCCGACCGGGCCATGCTGAACGCCTTCAAGGAAATCACCACCATGGCGGACCGCATCAACCTGCCCAGGAACATCATC GATAGAACCAATAACCTTTTCAAGCAAGTTTATGAACAGAAAAGCCTGAAAGGGCGAGCAAATGACGCCATCGCATCGGCTTGTCTCTACATCGCCTGCAGACAGGAGGGTGTCCCGAGGACCTTTAAAG AGATCTGTGCCGTGTCCCGCATCTCCAAGAAGGAGATCGGCAGGTGCTTCAAGCTGATCCTCAAGGCCCTGGAGACCAGCGTGGACCTCATCACCACAGGAGACTTCATGTCCCGCTTCTGCTCCAACCTGGGCTTGCCAAAGCAGGTGCAGATGGCCGCCACCTACATCGCCATGAAGGCCGTGGAGCTGGACCTGGTGCCCGGGAGGAGCCCCATCTCTGTGGCCGCCGCCGCCATCTACATGGCCTCCCAGGCCTCGGCAGACAAGAAGACCCAGAAGG aAATCGGCGACATCGCCGGCGTCGCCGACGTTACAATCCGACAGTCATATCGACTCATCTACCCTCGTGCCGCCGAACTTTTCCCTCCAGACTTCAAATTCGACACACCTGTGGACAAACTTCCACTCCTGTGA